From one Rattus rattus isolate New Zealand chromosome 15, Rrattus_CSIRO_v1, whole genome shotgun sequence genomic stretch:
- the Phax gene encoding phosphorylated adapter RNA export protein, whose product MALEAGDMEEGQLSDSDSDMTVVPSDRPLQMAKVLGGGGAACAPVSNYRTVKHVDSSEESLDSDDDCSLWKRKRQKCHSPPPKPEPFPFGQSGQKPALNGGKKVNNIWGAVLQEQNQDAVATELGILGMEGTIDRSRQSETYNYLLAKKLAKKESQEYTKELDKDLDEYMHGDKKPGSKEEENGQGHFKRKRPVRDRLGNRVEMNYKGRYDITEEDSPEKVADEIAFRLQEPKKDLIARVVTILGNKKAIELLMETAEVEQNGGLFIMNGSRRRTPGGVFLNLLKNTPSISEEQIKDIFYIENQKEYENKKAARKRRTQLLGKKMKEAIKSLNFQEDDDTSRETFASDTNEALASLDEAQEGPGETKLDAEDAIEVDHPQDLDIF is encoded by the exons ATGGCGCTTGAAGCTGGCGACATGGAAGAGGGACAGCTTTCCGACTCGGATTCCGACATGACGGTCGTCCCCAGCGATAGGCCTCTGCAAATGGCG AAAGTACTAGGTGGGGGCGGTGCTGCATGCGCACCAGTGTCAAACTATCGGACTGTTAAACATGTGGACTCCAGTGAGGAGAGTCTGGATTCCGATGACGATTGCTCTCTTTGGAAACGTAAGCGGCAGAAATGTCACAGTCCTCCTCCCAAGCCAGAGCCTTTCCCATTTGGACAGAGCGGTCAGAAACCAGCTCTCAACGGTGGGAAGAAGGTGAACAACATCTGGGGTGCTGTGCTACAGGAACAGAACCAAGATGCTGTGGCCACTGAGCTTGGCATCTTGGGAATGGAAGGCACCATCGACAGAAGCAGGCAGTCTGAGACCTATAATTATTTGCTTGCTAAGAAACTTGCTAAGAAGGAATCTCAAGAGTATACAAAAGAATTAGACAAAGATCTGGATGAGTATATGCATGGTGACAAAAAACCTGGGtcaaaggaagaggagaatgggCAAGGTCATTTCAAACGGAAACGGCCTGTCCGAGACAGACTGGGTAACAGAGTAGAAATGAACTACAAAGGCCGCTACGACATCACAGAGGAGGATTCTCCCGAGAAAGTGGCTGATGAGATTGCCTTCAG GTTACAGGAACCGAAGAAGGACCTGATAGCCCGAGTAGTGACGATACTTGGGAACAAAAAGGCCATTGAACTTCTGATGGAGACGGCTGAGGTTGAGCAAAATGGTGGCCTTTTCATAATG AATGGAAGCCGAAGAAGAACGCCGGGTGGGGTTTTCCTGAATCTCCTGAAGAACACGCCCAGCATCAGCGAAGAGCAGATCAAG gatattttctacattgaaaatcaaaaagaatatgaaaataaaaaagctgctagaaaaagaagaacacaactattggggaagaaaatgaaagaagctaTTAAAAGTCTAAATTTCCAGGAAGATGATGACACATCTCGAGAAACGTTTGCAAGTGACACTAATGAGGCCCTGGCCTCTCTTGACGAAGCCCAGGAAGGACCCGGCGAAACCAAGCTGGATGCTGAGGACGCCATCGAGGTGGACCACCCTCAGGATTTGGACATCTTTTAA